The nucleotide sequence GGAGAGAGTGCGGCAGGATTGTTGGCGTTACGATCGCGGGTTTCAAAATCCGCTGGTGATTGCGGCGATGCCCACGACCGCCAGCACAGCGCCGAACCAAGCCGCCGCCGACGGCCGGAGACCAGTGCTCCACCAGAGCAGCGGCAGGATCATGACCGGGGTCGTCGACGACAGGCTGGACACGATTCCGACCGGCCGGCTCGTCAATGCAAACAGCACGAGCGTCATGCCCACGCCCATCCCGAGCACACCGCTCAGCGCCGATCGGATGACCACGGATGCATTCGCCTGGCTCGCGCTTCGGACGGCAGGCATCGCGGACAAGATCAGCAAGGCGACCAATCCGATCGCGGCACGGATCGAGGTGGCCAACGCCGGATCCAGTCCCATGGCCATCACCGGCCGGGCGATCAGAACCGCGGCGGCCGCGAACAACGCGGATGCAAGGCCGAACAGGAGCCCGGTACGCAGCGAGCCGTGGGTCTCGTCGGCGATCGCACCGGGTTGTCTGAAGATGATGGCGACGCAGACGCCCGCCATGATGCAGCCGATGCCGCCGATCTTGATCACCGAGAGGGTCTCACCGAGCAGCAGATAGCCGAGCATGGCGGCGAAGCCTGCCCAGCTCGCATACACCACAGACGTCAGGCGCGGCCCGAGTCGCGCCAGCGCCGCATAGAAGCAGGAATCCGCAACGACGACGCCGAGGAGGCTCGAGCCCGCCAGCATCAGCAATTGGACGATGGAAGGCGACGCCCAATGTCCTCGCAGCGTGACGGTGATCAGCACCGTGACGAGCGCGGCGGCCAGACGGATGGCGTTGAACACCACCGGTCCGAGATGTCGAACGGCCGAGGACGCGATGATGTTGCTGACGGCGATGCTGAGCGCGGCTGCGAGCGCAGCCAGATCGGAGACCATGACAATCGGCACGTACGTCCCGTGTCGGACGATGGGATCATCCGGCGATCATGGTCCCCGCTTGGTATCGGGTCAAGCGATGCTCATCCCAGCAGCTTATCCAAAGTGATCGGCAAGTCGCGCACGCGCTTGCCCGTCGCATGATACACGGCGTTGGCGATCGCGGCGGGAACGCCGACGATGCCGATCTCGCCAACACCCTTGATGCCCATCTTGTTGATGATGCGATCCTCCTCGTCGACGAAGATCACTTGGATATCATGAACGTCGGCGTTCACCGGCATGTGATACTCGGCAATGTTCGCATTCATGATCCGGCCGAATCGATGGTCGATCGTGGCTTCCTCGTGCAGGGCCATGCCGATGCCCATGACGACGCCGCCCATGATCTGGCTCGACGCGGTCTTGGTGTTGAGGATGCGGCCGGCGGCGACGGCGTTGACGATGCGCGTCACCCTGATGACACCGAGCTCCTCGTCGATCTTCACCTCGGCGAAAACAGCCGAATGGGTGT is from Bradyrhizobium sp. ORS 285 and encodes:
- a CDS encoding DMT family transporter, which produces MVSDLAALAAALSIAVSNIIASSAVRHLGPVVFNAIRLAAALVTVLITVTLRGHWASPSIVQLLMLAGSSLLGVVVADSCFYAALARLGPRLTSVVYASWAGFAAMLGYLLLGETLSVIKIGGIGCIMAGVCVAIIFRQPGAIADETHGSLRTGLLFGLASALFAAAAVLIARPVMAMGLDPALATSIRAAIGLVALLILSAMPAVRSASQANASVVIRSALSGVLGMGVGMTLVLFALTSRPVGIVSSLSSTTPVMILPLLWWSTGLRPSAAAWFGAVLAVVGIAAITSGF